The Leisingera methylohalidivorans DSM 14336 genome has a window encoding:
- a CDS encoding AEC family transporter: MSTAAAPGVLFSLGLTLARQEGLGVSSGVTASLSVKLALHPVLVGLCLWPVLEHQPVWLGTAVLMASLPPAANVYVLARSAKRCATLAAPDVMFGALVSAITVPLVIQFLVKALIR; this comes from the coding sequence CTGTCAACTGCGGCGGCCCCTGGCGTTTTGTTCTCGCTCGGTTTGACTCTTGCCCGTCAAGAAGGGCTAGGAGTTTCGTCGGGCGTCACAGCCAGCCTTTCTGTGAAGCTGGCTCTGCATCCTGTGCTGGTAGGCCTCTGCCTTTGGCCTGTTTTGGAGCACCAGCCGGTCTGGTTGGGCACAGCGGTTCTAATGGCATCATTGCCACCTGCGGCAAATGTCTATGTTCTGGCCCGAAGCGCAAAAAGATGTGCCACACTTGCAGCGCCCGACGTGATGTTTGGAGCCCTTGTTTCTGCAATAACGGTGCCCCTGGTAATCCAGTTTCTGGTAAAGGCCCTGATCCGCTAG
- a CDS encoding CobW family GTP-binding protein, producing MTRRTAVPITLLTGFLGAGKTTWLSRALQDDTAGRVAVLVNEFGAVGIDHLLVGTIAPDTVLLDSGCICCQIRGELKDAILNLMTQAQNGEVPQFDRIVIETTGLADPSQILSTLTFDPVLHNQVVLQDVVTVADALNGASLHAKQPEWVAQVAAASTILLSKTDLVPEDRLLGLQLRLGLINPTAQLLDARQCPSFADIASDGVNGPALTRSRAPSHSDGTGAQTLSLSFDVPLDWTGFVVWLSALIHRHGTNLLRVKCLLNSPDGIVLIDGVGHTLHHPRHLDSAMPSDQNSHLVFIGRNLDMALLRASFEAFLNVKTS from the coding sequence ATGACGCGTCGCACGGCGGTTCCCATCACCCTGCTGACCGGCTTTCTGGGGGCCGGCAAAACCACTTGGCTGTCGCGCGCGCTGCAAGATGACACCGCAGGCCGCGTCGCCGTTCTGGTGAATGAGTTCGGGGCGGTTGGCATCGATCACCTGCTGGTGGGCACTATCGCGCCGGATACCGTGCTGCTCGATTCCGGCTGCATCTGCTGCCAGATCCGCGGCGAGCTGAAAGACGCCATCCTGAACCTGATGACGCAGGCGCAAAACGGCGAGGTGCCGCAGTTCGACCGGATTGTCATTGAAACCACCGGGTTGGCGGATCCCTCGCAAATCCTGTCAACGCTGACCTTTGATCCGGTACTGCACAACCAAGTTGTCTTGCAGGACGTGGTTACCGTGGCCGATGCGCTGAACGGGGCCTCGCTGCATGCCAAACAGCCCGAGTGGGTTGCGCAGGTGGCGGCAGCCAGCACAATCCTGCTTTCCAAAACCGATCTCGTGCCGGAGGATCGGTTACTGGGTCTTCAGCTGCGGCTGGGGCTGATCAACCCGACAGCACAGTTGCTGGATGCCCGGCAATGTCCGTCGTTTGCGGATATTGCCAGCGATGGCGTCAATGGACCTGCTCTTACGCGCTCTCGCGCCCCCTCGCACAGCGACGGCACCGGGGCGCAGACTCTTAGCCTCAGCTTCGATGTCCCTCTGGACTGGACTGGTTTTGTCGTTTGGCTGTCGGCGCTCATCCACCGCCATGGCACCAATCTGCTGCGGGTGAAATGCCTGCTTAATTCGCCTGATGGCATCGTCCTGATTGATGGGGTTGGCCACACTTTGCACCACCCGCGTCACCTTGACAGTGCCATGCCTTCCGATCAAAACTCACACCTCGTATTTATAGGGCGCAATCTGGACATGGCGTTGCTGCGTGCTTCGTTTGAAGCTTTTTTAAACGTGAAAACATCCTGA
- a CDS encoding ABC transporter substrate-binding protein has protein sequence MPEPLTSPPLHTKPPVLRVLGTGVTLINTILASAEADLGIRLEFTALDGIEAQRRGVLAPESFDIYDQWFHDLDLVWPARSLRPIEVNRISCWDEVRNWPVLQSGSDRSVSRGTPLDRLFVQENGELGRAASSRISMLPTVYNADSFAIVGDSSTPEPTSWGDLLSEQWRGRVAIQADAAIGVPDLLLALRARGEFKCENPENLTLSEIGSFIRLVKQYQLSGHFAGFWTDRTPGAEGAAKLSTMWWSNYLSQKARGIPIRMCAPREGYRGWCGGMALSRHLDQHTEELAYAYLNWWLTGPAGAIMARNGAYMAAPGAARAHLSTVEWDFWYGGKPAASDICDAFGNVVYQPGERREGGSYEKRQRQIVIWNSVMEEHNFLVRLWDVIATGALI, from the coding sequence ATGCCGGAACCACTGACATCGCCACCTTTGCACACCAAACCGCCGGTGTTGCGCGTGCTGGGAACCGGGGTGACGCTGATCAACACGATCCTCGCCTCGGCCGAAGCTGATCTGGGCATCCGGCTTGAATTCACCGCTCTGGACGGGATCGAAGCGCAACGTCGTGGTGTGCTGGCACCTGAGAGTTTCGACATTTACGATCAGTGGTTCCACGACCTTGATCTGGTCTGGCCTGCGCGGTCGCTGCGTCCTATCGAGGTAAACCGGATAAGCTGCTGGGACGAGGTCCGCAACTGGCCGGTGTTGCAGAGCGGGTCGGACAGGAGCGTGTCGCGCGGGACGCCCCTGGACCGGTTGTTCGTGCAGGAAAACGGCGAGTTGGGACGTGCGGCATCGAGCCGGATTTCGATGCTGCCGACGGTGTATAATGCCGACAGTTTTGCCATTGTCGGAGACAGCTCCACCCCCGAACCCACCAGCTGGGGCGATCTCTTGTCCGAGCAGTGGCGCGGCAGGGTCGCCATTCAAGCGGATGCAGCCATTGGTGTACCTGACCTGTTGCTGGCATTGCGGGCGCGAGGGGAATTTAAATGCGAAAACCCCGAAAACCTGACCCTCAGCGAAATCGGAAGTTTCATCCGCCTCGTTAAGCAATACCAATTGTCGGGTCATTTCGCCGGTTTCTGGACCGACAGGACGCCTGGTGCCGAGGGGGCCGCAAAACTATCAACGATGTGGTGGTCGAATTACCTATCGCAAAAGGCTAGGGGCATTCCCATCCGGATGTGCGCACCGCGCGAAGGGTATCGCGGCTGGTGCGGCGGTATGGCCCTGTCGCGGCATCTCGACCAGCACACCGAGGAGCTGGCCTACGCGTACCTGAACTGGTGGCTAACCGGCCCAGCGGGCGCGATCATGGCTCGAAATGGTGCCTATATGGCAGCTCCTGGGGCGGCGCGCGCGCATCTGTCAACGGTTGAGTGGGATTTCTGGTATGGAGGCAAACCGGCCGCTTCCGATATTTGTGACGCGTTTGGCAATGTCGTCTATCAGCCGGGAGAGCGCCGCGAAGGCGGCAGCTACGAGAAACGGCAAAGGCAAATCGTGATCTGGAATTCCGTGATGGAGGAGCACAATTTCCTTGTCAGACTATGGGATGTGATCGCCACAGGCGCGTTGATCTAG
- a CDS encoding polysaccharide deacetylase family protein translates to MTKKIFVAYGVDVDAVAGWLGSYGGEDSPDDISRGMFAGEVGSPRLLKLFEKYGIKTTWFIPGHSMETFPEEMASVAKAGHEIGIHGYSHENPIAMTREQEMAILDKSIELATALSGKRPTGYVAPWWEFSNVTNELLLERGIKYDHSLMHNDFHPYRVRVGDSWTKIDYSQHPDTWMKPLERGEETDLIEIPANWYLDDLPPMMFIKKAPNSHGFVNPRDIEQMWKDQFDYVYRENDYAIFTMTIHPDVSGRPQVLMMHERLIEYINSHEGVQWATFDEIADDFNARAPRKA, encoded by the coding sequence ATGACAAAGAAAATTTTTGTCGCTTATGGCGTGGATGTCGATGCCGTTGCCGGCTGGCTCGGGTCCTACGGTGGCGAGGACTCGCCCGATGACATCTCGCGCGGAATGTTCGCAGGCGAAGTCGGCTCGCCGCGCCTGCTGAAACTCTTTGAAAAATATGGCATCAAGACCACCTGGTTCATTCCGGGCCACTCGATGGAAACCTTCCCCGAGGAGATGGCATCGGTCGCCAAGGCGGGCCACGAGATCGGCATTCACGGCTACTCGCACGAAAACCCCATTGCGATGACCCGCGAGCAGGAAATGGCGATCCTCGACAAGTCGATCGAACTGGCAACTGCCCTTAGCGGCAAGCGCCCGACCGGCTACGTTGCGCCCTGGTGGGAATTCTCCAATGTCACCAACGAGCTGCTGCTGGAGCGCGGAATCAAATACGACCACTCGCTGATGCACAACGATTTCCACCCCTACCGGGTGCGGGTCGGCGACAGCTGGACCAAAATCGACTACAGCCAGCATCCCGACACCTGGATGAAGCCGCTGGAGCGAGGCGAGGAAACCGACCTGATCGAGATTCCCGCCAACTGGTACCTCGACGATCTGCCGCCGATGATGTTCATCAAGAAAGCACCGAACAGCCACGGTTTCGTCAATCCGCGCGATATCGAGCAGATGTGGAAGGATCAGTTCGATTACGTCTACCGTGAAAACGACTATGCGATTTTCACCATGACCATCCACCCCGATGTCTCGGGCCGTCCGCAGGTTCTGATGATGCACGAGCGGCTGATTGAATACATCAACAGCCACGAGGGTGTGCAATGGGCCACCTTTGACGAGATCGCAGACGACTTTAACGCACGCGCACCGCGCAAAGCGTGA